A stretch of Campylobacter volucris DNA encodes these proteins:
- a CDS encoding capsular polysaccharide synthesis protein, which produces MYFYNSFTKNISQLIPIKSLRRKVRNHIAYKMEHPKVSSYLQINYINPFIKGEIPQFSFEKKYHFKNDKIIWQFWYQGKDQTSLAIQKCFKSIQKHMGDEYTIIILDKDTIKDYLDFPLIIEEKLKNNFFGEKTITFFSDLLRVSLLATYGGIWCDANIFLSEKIPQELCKEDFFAFERSKMKPSKERLDKLVKSGYFSYGYFNWNEDFKVKILNSFLISKPNSKNTQAMKDILMYYWLNEHDKSNFYYFTFQIIFELLKNYNYTNKTYKDMSDIECHLLQFYAKEKFDENLWKSIQNQSFLHKLTHFRTIKKDSMIDKVILQS; this is translated from the coding sequence ATATATTTTTACAATAGCTTTACAAAAAATATAAGTCAACTAATACCCATTAAATCATTAAGAAGAAAAGTAAGAAATCATATAGCATATAAAATGGAACATCCAAAAGTTTCAAGTTATTTGCAAATAAATTATATAAATCCTTTTATAAAAGGAGAAATTCCGCAATTTTCTTTTGAAAAAAAATACCATTTTAAAAATGATAAAATCATTTGGCAATTTTGGTACCAAGGTAAAGATCAAACTTCTTTAGCTATACAAAAATGTTTTAAGTCTATACAAAAACATATGGGGGATGAATACACAATCATTATACTAGATAAAGACACTATAAAAGATTATCTTGATTTTCCGCTAATTATAGAAGAAAAATTAAAAAATAACTTTTTTGGAGAAAAAACTATAACCTTTTTTTCAGATCTTTTAAGGGTTAGTTTGCTTGCAACATATGGTGGAATTTGGTGTGATGCAAATATTTTTTTAAGCGAGAAAATTCCACAAGAATTATGTAAAGAGGATTTTTTTGCTTTTGAAAGATCAAAAATGAAACCGAGTAAAGAAAGATTAGATAAATTAGTAAAAAGCGGGTATTTTTCTTATGGATATTTTAATTGGAATGAAGATTTTAAAGTTAAAATTTTAAATAGCTTTCTTATTTCAAAACCAAATAGTAAAAATACGCAAGCAATGAAAGATATATTAATGTATTATTGGCTAAATGAGCATGATAAAAGTAATTTTTATTATTTTACTTTTCAAATTATTTTCGAACTTTTAAAAAACTATAACTACACCAATAAAACTTATAAAGATATGAGTGATATAGAATGTCATTTATTGCAATTTTATGCAAAGGAAAAATTTGATGAAAATTTATGGAAAAGCATTCAAAATCAAAGCTTTTTACATAAACTAACACATTTTAGAACCATAAAAAAAGATTCTATGATAGATAAAGTTATATTACAAAGCTAA
- a CDS encoding glycosyltransferase family 2 protein, translating to MKLVGVVIPIYNVQKYLKECLDSVINQTYKNLQIILVNDGSTDENSLNIAKEYTLKDERITLFDKENGGLSSARNTGIEFFYKEYDLSFIGKEDDFGIFEITNHNLQKVKKIYKNQNAIKNNALEIPNIDYIIFLDSDNFWKLDCIDECVKKMSNVDVLWFDHDCIYEDNIKDKHQKTRMEIFDFKEECAITPKEYAMKALKIGSRDISFSWGGMINFNFLKSIKLKFINKIINEDIHFGMILFARADKIYVLPQKLYLCRLRANSISNHDKKITKENVVYYFQDIYIAFDENAKETKEYLKAASRMITALALIEFFKTQNDENAQAIKEVFLPFYAKKALMIKKFKNDPLNLKEKLVLIKPFIQTKLPYDIWKFWQKISKIFR from the coding sequence ATGAAACTAGTCGGTGTAGTAATCCCTATATACAATGTTCAAAAATATTTAAAAGAATGTTTAGATAGTGTAATAAATCAAACTTATAAAAATTTACAAATTATACTCGTAAATGATGGAAGCACTGATGAGAATTCACTTAATATTGCAAAAGAATATACTTTAAAAGATGAAAGAATAACTCTTTTTGATAAAGAAAATGGAGGTTTAAGTTCAGCTAGAAATACAGGAATTGAGTTTTTTTATAAAGAATATGATTTGTCTTTTATTGGTAAAGAAGATGATTTTGGGATTTTTGAAATTACAAATCATAATCTGCAAAAAGTTAAAAAAATTTATAAAAATCAAAATGCTATTAAAAATAATGCTTTAGAAATTCCAAATATAGACTATATAATATTTTTAGATAGTGATAATTTTTGGAAGTTAGATTGCATTGATGAGTGTGTAAAGAAAATGTCAAATGTAGATGTGCTTTGGTTTGATCATGATTGCATTTATGAGGATAATATAAAAGATAAACACCAAAAAACAAGAATGGAAATTTTTGATTTTAAAGAAGAATGCGCAATCACTCCAAAAGAATATGCCATGAAAGCTTTAAAAATAGGATCTAGGGATATTTCTTTTAGCTGGGGAGGTATGATAAATTTTAATTTTTTAAAATCTATCAAGCTTAAATTTATTAATAAAATCATCAATGAAGATATACATTTTGGAATGATTTTGTTTGCTAGAGCTGATAAAATTTATGTTTTGCCACAAAAATTATATTTATGTCGTTTAAGAGCAAATAGTATATCAAATCACGATAAAAAAATTACAAAAGAAAATGTGGTGTATTATTTTCAAGATATTTATATAGCTTTTGATGAAAATGCAAAAGAAACAAAAGAGTATCTTAAAGCCGCTAGTAGGATGATCACGGCCTTAGCTTTAATAGAATTTTTTAAAACACAAAATGATGAAAATGCACAAGCAATTAAAGAAGTATTTTTACCATTTTATGCCAAAAAAGCTTTGATGATTAAAAAATTTAAAAATGATCCTTTAAATTTAAAAGAAAAATTAGTCTTAATCAAGCCTTTTATACAAACAAAGCTTCCTTATGATATTTGGAAATTTTGGCAAAAAATTTCTAAAATATTTCGTTAG
- a CDS encoding glycosyltransferase family 2 protein, which produces MDIKKISVVIIVKNAQNTILKCLNSIKDFGEIILLDNKSTDDTLKIAKKFQENHINLKIYESEFIGFGPLKNLAISYTSNDWIFNIDSDEILEKEALEELKTIKINQNNILSFLRKNLYSNTWIKACGWWPDRVFRIFNKNHTLFNENLVHESLIIKNDTKKIRLNNAILHYAFEDISSLLDKLQRYSSLWAEQNLQKESGIFKAILKGFWTFFRNYFLKKGIFYGYKGFIISICNGLGAFFKYIKLYELKLQKPKTCSLIITTYNQKERLALVLDSVKNLDPLPDEVLIADDGSKEDTAALIQKYQKYFPCNLKHIWQEDDGFRAAASRNKAIKASKSEYIILIDGDMILDTNFIKDHLNFSSKKTILQGSRIILNEKESEEILNEMNFHLAFDKKSLKNKRNIFLARLIYKFSTINKKFFKKSFLIKGSKTCNMSFYKSDFEAINGFNENFIGWGREDSEFVARFLFNNGIFKRLKFNALAYHIYHEENSKNMLEINHQIYLNTIKNKNINWEIK; this is translated from the coding sequence ATGGATATAAAAAAAATAAGCGTGGTAATAATAGTCAAAAATGCTCAAAATACAATATTAAAATGTTTAAATTCTATAAAAGATTTTGGTGAGATAATATTGCTTGATAATAAAAGCACGGATGATACTTTAAAAATTGCTAAAAAATTTCAAGAAAATCATATTAATTTAAAAATTTATGAAAGCGAATTTATAGGTTTTGGTCCTTTAAAAAATCTAGCTATTTCTTATACTAGTAATGATTGGATTTTTAACATAGATTCTGATGAAATTTTAGAAAAAGAAGCCTTAGAAGAGTTAAAAACTATAAAAATCAATCAAAATAACATTTTAAGCTTTCTTAGAAAAAATTTATATAGTAACACTTGGATTAAAGCTTGCGGGTGGTGGCCTGATAGAGTTTTTAGAATTTTTAATAAAAATCATACCTTATTTAATGAAAATTTGGTTCATGAAAGCTTGATAATAAAGAATGATACAAAAAAAATAAGACTAAATAATGCTATTTTACACTATGCATTTGAGGATATTTCTTCATTATTAGATAAACTTCAAAGATATTCTAGTCTTTGGGCTGAGCAGAATTTACAAAAAGAAAGTGGAATTTTTAAGGCTATTTTAAAAGGATTTTGGACTTTTTTTAGAAATTATTTTTTAAAAAAAGGAATTTTTTATGGCTATAAAGGTTTTATTATTAGTATTTGTAATGGACTTGGAGCATTTTTTAAATATATAAAATTATACGAATTAAAACTACAAAAGCCTAAAACTTGCTCTTTAATCATAACAACTTATAATCAAAAAGAAAGATTAGCCTTGGTTTTAGATAGTGTAAAAAATTTAGATCCTTTACCTGATGAAGTTTTAATAGCAGATGATGGAAGCAAAGAAGACACAGCAGCACTCATACAAAAATACCAAAAATACTTTCCTTGCAATTTAAAACACATTTGGCAAGAAGATGATGGTTTTCGTGCAGCTGCTAGTAGAAATAAAGCTATAAAAGCATCTAAAAGTGAATATATCATTTTAATAGATGGTGATATGATTTTAGATACAAATTTTATAAAAGATCATTTAAATTTTTCATCAAAAAAGACTATTTTGCAAGGCTCAAGAATAATTTTAAATGAAAAAGAAAGCGAAGAAATTTTAAATGAAATGAATTTTCATTTAGCATTTGACAAAAAAAGCTTAAAAAACAAAAGAAATATTTTTTTAGCAAGATTGATTTATAAATTTTCTACTATCAATAAAAAGTTTTTTAAAAAATCTTTTTTAATCAAGGGTAGTAAAACGTGCAATATGAGCTTTTATAAAAGCGATTTTGAAGCTATAAATGGTTTTAATGAAAATTTCATAGGATGGGGAAGAGAAGATAGCGAATTTGTAGCTAGGTTTTTGTTTAATAATGGAATTTTTAAAAGATTAAAATTCAATGCCTTGGCTTATCATATTTACCATGAAGAAAATTCTAAAAATATGCTAGAAATTAATCATCAAATTTATCTAAATACTATAAAAAATAAAAATATAAATTGGGAGATAAAATGA
- a CDS encoding lipid A biosynthesis lauroyl acyltransferase gives MNYIYLITFYILKFLVKILPKNALYAFANFIAYISYEINKKHRKIIDINLQICFPNKDKIWRDQTSLDIYKNYAKFGIDFIKNQNASKEEIINKIHFDDEEKITTILKNNIPLIVTTAHYGNWELLALFFGAKFEGISIVGRALDSKIMDKILSKNRTQFNIELIEKKGGIKKMLKALKEGRSLGLLTDQYANENESIKITYFNQEVNFISGASVLAKKVKGVILPCFIYQKDDKFFIKAFDPMDANEHSIEELTKYQAKTCEEMIKFKPDEYFFFHKRFKQLNVY, from the coding sequence ATGAATTATATTTATTTAATCACCTTTTATATTTTGAAATTTTTAGTCAAAATTCTTCCTAAAAATGCACTTTATGCTTTTGCAAATTTCATAGCTTATATAAGCTATGAAATTAATAAAAAGCATAGAAAAATCATCGACATAAATTTACAAATTTGTTTTCCGAATAAAGATAAAATTTGGCGTGATCAAACTAGTCTTGATATCTATAAAAACTATGCTAAATTTGGTATAGATTTTATCAAAAATCAAAATGCAAGCAAAGAAGAAATCATCAATAAAATTCATTTTGATGATGAAGAAAAAATAACTACTATTTTAAAAAATAATATTCCTTTGATCGTAACCACGGCTCATTATGGAAACTGGGAACTTTTAGCGCTTTTTTTTGGAGCTAAGTTTGAAGGAATTTCTATAGTAGGTAGAGCTTTAGATAGTAAAATAATGGATAAAATTCTAAGCAAAAATCGCACTCAGTTTAATATAGAGCTTATAGAAAAAAAAGGTGGTATTAAAAAAATGCTAAAAGCCTTAAAAGAAGGAAGATCTTTAGGACTTTTAACTGATCAATACGCAAATGAAAATGAAAGTATAAAAATTACATATTTTAATCAAGAAGTAAATTTTATTTCAGGAGCTAGTGTGCTTGCTAAAAAAGTAAAAGGGGTGATTTTACCTTGTTTTATCTACCAAAAGGATGATAAATTTTTTATCAAAGCTTTTGATCCTATGGATGCAAATGAGCATTCTATAGAAGAGCTTACAAAATACCAAGCAAAAACTTGCGAAGAAATGATAAAATTCAAACCTGATGAATATTTTTTCTTTCATAAAAGATTTAAACAATTAAATGTATATTAA
- the waaC gene encoding lipopolysaccharide heptosyltransferase I — protein MKIGLVKLSALGDIIHAAIVLQFIKKHIPKAKIDWFVDKRFAGLLQDHSMINEVYALPLKERKIKECFSILLEARQNKYDVVIDLQGLIKSALVSRILCSNTFGFDQDSIKESFASNFYTHKFACNYEENIIIRNLSLVAYVLNEHFDNEDIRLKQSCFDINDDLKEELEQTLYLKETTPNILIHVGSSMPNKIYPKERLTLLCRMLLEHFANARILLGWGSVKEFNFAKEIVINLKHLKIDLAPKLSLSELCALTKSMDLIIGNDSGPTHLAFALNKPSISIFGATPSQRNTYETTINKTINAGKKILSSKHIDKSDFCIQNIDENDIFALACELLEKK, from the coding sequence ATGAAAATAGGTTTAGTAAAATTATCAGCATTAGGGGATATTATCCATGCTGCTATTGTATTACAATTTATAAAAAAACACATTCCAAAAGCTAAGATTGACTGGTTTGTCGATAAGCGATTTGCGGGGTTATTGCAAGATCATTCAATGATTAATGAAGTTTATGCTTTGCCTTTAAAAGAGAGAAAAATTAAAGAGTGTTTTTCTATACTTTTAGAAGCTAGACAAAATAAATACGATGTTGTAATTGATTTACAAGGATTGATTAAATCAGCCTTGGTAAGTAGAATTTTATGCTCTAACACTTTTGGTTTTGATCAAGATAGCATTAAAGAAAGTTTTGCTAGTAATTTTTATACACATAAATTCGCTTGCAATTATGAAGAAAATATTATCATTCGTAATCTTTCTTTGGTTGCATATGTTTTAAATGAGCATTTTGATAATGAAGATATTAGATTAAAACAAAGCTGCTTTGATATTAATGATGATTTGAAAGAAGAATTGGAACAAACTCTTTATTTGAAGGAAACTACTCCAAATATTTTAATCCATGTTGGATCTTCAATGCCTAATAAAATTTATCCTAAAGAGCGATTGACTCTATTGTGTAGAATGCTTTTAGAGCATTTTGCAAATGCTAGGATTTTATTAGGTTGGGGTAGTGTGAAAGAATTTAATTTCGCTAAAGAAATAGTTATAAATTTAAAGCATTTAAAAATAGATTTAGCTCCAAAATTAAGTCTAAGTGAGCTTTGTGCTTTGACTAAAAGCATGGATTTAATCATAGGGAATGATAGTGGTCCAACTCATCTTGCTTTTGCGTTAAATAAACCTTCAATTAGTATATTTGGGGCTACTCCAAGTCAAAGAAATACCTATGAAACTACGATAAATAAAACCATAAATGCGGGTAAAAAAATACTTTCATCAAAACATATAGATAAAAGTGATTTTTGCATACAAAATATCGATGAAAATGATATTTTTGCTTTAGCTTGTGAGCTTTTAGAAAAAAAATGA